The Listeria welshimeri serovar 6b str. SLCC5334 genome has a window encoding:
- a CDS encoding tyrosine-type recombinase/integrase codes for MKKKKDKLQIKKLKNGKYTTRINVKVKGVWKTQRVTKDTIEEVEYKVAKLNKKSKDGTLTLNSSLKLFDFCDIYIKTYVEKILSDSTLNSYENAFRELKDYFGNIKLDKIEPLEYQLFINHLGKELAYSTVETRHKKITAMYNKAIMLNYVKSNPTSGVKIAGQDVAAMKLQYLEDDQVAHLKKLVEDSMSVSRAVIFLAIQTGMRFGEIIALTWNSINFERQRIVVKNSWDYKKKKTFVPTKTEERRTIFIDDSTVDYLKKYKKWSKEYISNENITNDLSLVFCTRDNQPIDNQSCNKMLKKLFMNISNEYVTLHKLRHTHTVQCLEAGLDIIYVSERLGHADISTTMEYYTHVSKKLRNMNEDRISNYFNKEKTS; via the coding sequence ATGAAAAAGAAAAAAGATAAATTACAAATAAAGAAATTAAAGAATGGAAAATATACTACAAGAATCAATGTGAAAGTCAAAGGGGTATGGAAAACTCAGAGAGTTACCAAAGACACTATAGAGGAAGTAGAATATAAAGTAGCGAAATTAAACAAAAAATCTAAAGATGGTACATTAACTTTAAACTCTAGCTTAAAATTATTTGATTTTTGTGATATTTATATAAAAACTTACGTTGAAAAGATACTAAGTGATTCAACTCTAAATTCATATGAGAATGCTTTTAGAGAGCTAAAAGATTATTTCGGTAACATTAAATTAGATAAAATAGAACCGTTGGAATATCAGCTTTTTATTAATCATTTAGGTAAAGAATTGGCTTATAGTACTGTTGAGACTAGACATAAAAAAATCACTGCAATGTATAATAAGGCAATAATGTTAAACTATGTTAAATCAAATCCGACATCCGGCGTAAAAATCGCGGGACAGGATGTTGCAGCAATGAAATTACAATATCTTGAAGACGATCAAGTAGCTCATTTGAAAAAGCTTGTAGAAGATTCTATGTCCGTTTCACGAGCGGTTATTTTTTTAGCTATTCAAACCGGAATGCGATTTGGGGAAATTATTGCGCTCACATGGAATAGTATAAATTTTGAAAGGCAACGTATAGTTGTAAAAAATTCATGGGACTATAAAAAGAAAAAAACTTTTGTTCCTACTAAAACGGAAGAACGAAGAACTATTTTTATAGATGATTCAACAGTTGATTACTTAAAAAAATACAAAAAATGGTCGAAAGAATATATCAGTAATGAAAATATTACAAATGATTTATCGCTTGTTTTTTGTACGAGAGATAATCAACCTATTGATAACCAATCTTGCAATAAAATGTTAAAAAAATTATTTATGAATATAAGTAATGAATATGTTACTTTACACAAACTCAGACATACACACACAGTACAATGTCTTGAAGCAGGTTTAGATATTATCTACGTTTCTGAACGTTTAGGTCACGCTGACATTAGCACGACTATGGAATACTATACGCATGTTAGTAAAAAACTGAGAAACATGAACGAAGATAGAATATCCAATTATTTCAACAAAGAAAAAACGTCATAA
- a CDS encoding helix-turn-helix domain-containing protein has protein sequence MTTFDRVKVLAEKQKISIVELEEKLGFGRNSLYSWKKKTPNGENLKKVADYFNVTTDYLLGRSKNLNILETIAAHIDPNATEKELQEIINFIEEKQKQHQKEETIDLVKIASKYDEDIAKFVKENPDFRYEVLEQVSDEEAVSSVKSFIEIYKQNNL, from the coding sequence ATGACTACGTTTGATAGAGTAAAGGTATTAGCTGAGAAACAAAAAATAAGCATTGTTGAGTTAGAAGAGAAATTAGGCTTTGGTAGAAACTCCTTATATTCATGGAAGAAAAAAACGCCTAATGGCGAAAATTTAAAAAAAGTAGCCGATTATTTCAATGTTACTACTGATTATTTACTTGGACGATCAAAGAACTTAAATATTTTAGAAACAATTGCAGCGCATATAGACCCAAACGCGACAGAGAAAGAATTACAAGAAATTATTAATTTTATTGAAGAAAAACAAAAACAACATCAAAAAGAAGAAACAATTGATTTAGTTAAAATTGCTTCAAAGTATGATGAAGATATTGCGAAATTTGTAAAAGAAAATCCAGATTTTCGTTATGAAGTACTTGAACAAGTATCTGATGAAGAAGCTGTTAGTTCTGTTAAATCATTTATAGAAATATACAAGCAAAATAATTTATAA
- a CDS encoding helix-turn-helix domain-containing protein — protein sequence MSVEHQRFAVAVYAKLKAINMKQSDLAKTLDISNAYLSDIINGKRNASKVRKTIIEILELNIN from the coding sequence ATGTCAGTAGAACACCAACGTTTTGCAGTTGCAGTATACGCAAAATTAAAGGCAATAAACATGAAACAATCGGATTTAGCAAAAACGTTAGATATTAGTAATGCTTACTTGTCAGATATTATAAACGGCAAAAGAAACGCATCGAAAGTTAGAAAGACAATCATTGAAATTTTAGAACTGAATATTAATTAA
- a CDS encoding type I restriction-modification system subunit M: protein MSYERGAGVTLTTETINNLIGIKESYQASDALMKILFDREKREEIFKQFLQHDTHLEKDWFHVYFEEEHANKKKYAQDFTPAAISSVASQLVRGLTDGQGGTRLDVAAGTGSLTIRKWYEDCLKYSPFDYLPSMYLYQCEELSDRALPFLLFNLLIRGMNATVIHGDALTREAKQVYFIQNDKDDLLNFSSFNIMPHTETIEKEFNIQKWLEPVIEHIESPLSVADRYLNELETEDEEASQLKLF from the coding sequence ATGAGTTATGAAAGAGGTGCAGGCGTGACACTAACAACAGAAACAATTAATAATTTAATCGGAATAAAAGAATCATATCAAGCGTCAGATGCGCTAATGAAAATATTGTTTGATAGAGAAAAACGAGAAGAGATATTTAAGCAGTTTTTACAACATGATACGCATTTAGAAAAAGATTGGTTTCACGTCTATTTTGAAGAAGAGCATGCGAATAAAAAGAAATATGCACAAGATTTTACACCAGCTGCAATAAGTAGCGTTGCATCGCAATTAGTAAGAGGATTAACAGATGGTCAGGGAGGAACAAGACTAGATGTTGCCGCTGGTACAGGTAGTTTAACGATTCGAAAATGGTATGAAGATTGCCTAAAATATTCGCCGTTTGATTATCTACCATCTATGTATTTGTATCAATGTGAAGAATTATCAGATCGTGCGTTACCTTTCCTTCTTTTCAATTTATTAATTAGAGGAATGAACGCAACAGTTATTCACGGGGATGCGCTAACAAGAGAAGCGAAACAAGTATATTTCATTCAAAACGATAAAGACGACTTATTGAATTTCAGCTCTTTCAACATCATGCCACACACTGAAACCATAGAGAAGGAATTTAATATTCAGAAATGGCTAGAACCAGTTATCGAACATATAGAAAGCCCACTTTCAGTAGCTGATAGATATTTAAATGAATTAGAAACAGAGGACGAAGAAGCATCACAATTGAAACTTTTTTAG
- a CDS encoding site-specific integrase, translating into MAKKQKEILFCDYFEEWIEVYKVGAIAKITLAKYYNAAKQLRDICPKLFISDFDRREYQRIINVYATTHEKQTVKDFHHHVKACIKDLFHDGLIDKDPTYRVVIKGAEPTRAKKRKFLQKEELSKLLQSLDTNEIGFGWFVMLVAKTGMRYAEALAITPADFDWTAQTISINKTWDYKYNKGFAKTKTLSSVRTIKIDWQIVGQFKPLIKDLPENEPIFVEKFGDGTYKRQFNSTINNFLAAKCKETGITQISFHALRHTHASVLLAEGVSIHTISARLGHADVGVTQETYAHVLDELQKKDDQKMLSVLMQIA; encoded by the coding sequence ATGGCTAAGAAACAAAAAGAAATACTATTTTGTGATTACTTTGAAGAGTGGATTGAAGTGTATAAAGTTGGAGCAATTGCAAAAATAACACTAGCTAAATACTATAATGCAGCAAAACAACTTCGAGATATATGCCCAAAACTTTTCATCTCAGATTTTGACAGACGAGAATATCAACGAATTATTAACGTGTATGCTACAACGCATGAGAAACAAACAGTAAAAGATTTTCATCATCATGTAAAAGCGTGCATTAAAGATTTGTTTCACGATGGATTAATAGATAAAGACCCAACATATCGAGTGGTTATAAAAGGTGCAGAACCGACACGAGCGAAAAAACGGAAATTCTTACAGAAAGAGGAGTTATCGAAGTTATTACAATCACTCGATACGAATGAAATCGGATTTGGATGGTTCGTAATGCTCGTAGCTAAGACAGGAATGCGCTATGCGGAAGCTTTAGCTATTACTCCTGCTGATTTTGATTGGACAGCACAGACTATATCTATCAACAAGACATGGGATTACAAATATAACAAGGGATTTGCTAAAACAAAAACATTGTCGTCAGTAAGGACCATCAAAATAGACTGGCAAATCGTCGGGCAGTTCAAACCACTTATAAAAGATTTACCAGAAAATGAACCCATTTTCGTTGAAAAATTTGGAGACGGCACTTACAAACGTCAATTCAATTCAACCATCAACAATTTTTTAGCTGCTAAATGCAAAGAAACAGGCATTACACAGATTAGCTTTCACGCATTACGACATACGCATGCAAGCGTATTGCTGGCAGAAGGTGTTTCGATTCATACGATTTCAGCACGATTAGGACATGCTGACGTAGGTGTCACACAAGAAACCTATGCGCATGTGTTAGACGAATTACAAAAGAAAGATGATCAAAAAATGTTATCTGTTTTGATGCAGATTGCTTAG